The Nitrospiraceae bacterium DNA segment TCCTACCATAGAAATTTCCGGAATGGCATAAATGCCAACAGGAAACTGGCTTGTCATCGGTGTGGCTTCCATGTCGAAGGCATAGCAGGCCGCTAAACGGCCCTGCTCGGAAGATGTGGCCGCCAGGCTTGGGAAGCCGATGACATCGCCCGCAGCCAGAATATGCGGGACGGCCGTGCGATATTGCGAATCGACTTGCAGGCGGCCACGGGCATCCACGGTCAATCCGGCCTTTTCGAGTTGGAGTGTCGACGTGGCTCCCGTTCGTCCGACAGAATAGAGGACCAGGCCTGAGACCAGTCGTTTTCCGGAGGCCAAATGGATCACGACTTTTGGTGATGGTGTGCTCGCGATTTCTAATTTTTCGACAGTTTCACCGAGGCGAAAAGTCACCTGGTGATTACGCATCTGATAAATGAGTTCATCGACGATTTCGCCATCCAGAAATTCCAATGGTCGGATTCGTGTATCCACAAGGGTGACTTCTACGCCAAGTGCGCCTAACATTGAGGCATATTCAATGCCGATGATCCCGGCTCCAACCACAGTCATGGTTCGTGGGAGCTGTTCTAGTTGGATGATGTTATCACTGTCGAGAATATATTGGCCGTCAATGGCAATGTTCGGTGGTGGCGTGGGGATGGTTCCCACAGCAATCAGAATGTGGGCGCTCGACAGGGTTTGTGAATGTTGGTCGGTGTGAATCAATAGAGTGTGAGGATCCACAAAGGAGGCTTCCCCTTGTAAGAATTCCACATCGTTTCTTCGTAATTGATCGTTGATCACTTCACCTTCAATGCGAATGACTTCTGCCACGCGAGTGATCAGTTGCTCGGCCGTGGGTCGTATTTTCGCGGTGTCCGATAGACGACCCCAATGTTGATGGGGTCCGGTAAAGGACAAAACGGCTTCACGAAAGGTTTTACTGGGAATGGTTCCGGTCTCTAAACAGGAGCCGCCGACGGCACGCTTCTTTTCAATAACCGCCACGCGTTTTCCTACTTTGGCTGCTTGAATGGCCGCCCGTTGTCCGGCCGGTCCGCTACCGATACAAATCAGGTCGTATTGAAATGCTGAAGGTGTCGTGATCCGGGAGCTCATGATGATAGAACGAAGGAGGATACCATAACAGGCCTGCACTCAAAGCATAGCGTGGCAAAAGAGACAAGTACAGGTCAAGCTACCTCTGGATCCTGATAGCTGCATGATTGCTGTTGGGGTTAATAAGACAACCGGGGAGTGTGTCCACCCGTATATGCCTTGGTGGCCGGCGGAAATCCGGTTTGAAAGGGGGTAATAATCTTAGAAATGTATATGGGCTGTCCATCTTGATCTGTGGTGACTTTCCCGGGATGTCGAGGAGCCTCTTTGTATGTCGGGGACAGGCGACGTTCAAGGTGTAGGGGCTCGTGTGAGCGTATGGATGATGATTTCCGGAAAGCAGAACAGCCGAATGGGAAACAGGGAGGTGCCGACTCCTCGAGAGGTGTACCCGCGCATGGATTGATATTGCCAGGGGCCTGCCTTATAGGCTCTGGGGCAGCGGCAATGGGTAATGATGGGTTGGCTTCCTGGAAGACAGATTTGGCCTCCGTGTGAGTGGCCGCAGAGGTACAGATCCATCCCGGCAGTCGAGGCCTCAGGAATAATTTCCGGGGAATGCACTAAGAGAATTCGTACGGCGTCGGTGGGCGCGAGGCGTATGGCTTTCTCCAGGTCACCTGTTTCGTAATAATGGACATCATCTAATCCGAGGAGCCAAATCGCATCCGATCCCTTTTCCAGGGCTTGAGCTTCATTGAGGAGCATGCGGATTCCGCATCGCTCAAGTCCTGGCACCATTTCCAACCAATCGTGATTCCCCAAAATGCCGGTGACGCCATACGGAGCCTGGATCGTGCTGACCAATGACTCCATGAGTGTCAGTGTCTTGTCATAATGGCCATACGTGAGAAAGCGAAAATCGCCCGTCATGACGCACAGGTCGTATTGCAAGGTGGACAGAGCGGTCTGAAGCGCTTGGCCTTTATCGATCATCCCTTCGATATGAAGATCTGACAAATGCAGAATTCGAAATCCATCAAAGGATTCGGGCAGGTGAGGAATCGGGACGGTGTGCTCGACAATGCGATATTGGGAGGTATTCTTGACGGCCAGCGGCCAAAGGCCGGTCGACTTTAAGAGTGTTTTGATGAGCCAGGCAATGGCTGGAAATTCCTCCATGTGAATGTGGAGGTGATAACCTTTTAACAGAAGGGCCGAATAGTGGGCCTGCATTTCCATGCGTTGGCCTGCATGAGCAGACCCGATCCGTTCCACTAATTTGGCAAAGGCTTCCTGGTCGTGGTGCTGGGGCATGTGCTTGTCAGCCAAGTGGAATCAGAGGTAGCATAATCATTATGCAACGATTAGATCTCATGAATCCCGGGTTGCCCGATATCCAATTTGTCCTCATGGTATTGGCATTATGTACGGCAGATCTCGAAACGATGAATGCCCCACGTTCTGTGAGAGAGACGGTCTTTAATCGGTGTTGGGCATTAATGCATGAAAGCCCTCCGCCTGTGAAGACGCAAGAGCGGGTCCTGGATTTGACCCTGAGTGATGAAGTCACTCTGGAGGCCTTGGTCCATGTGATCCGACAGACTTTCGAGGAGCATGGTTTTGTTGAATTGACCTGGGATCATCCACCAAGCGAACCGACACGAGAATCGACTCCTGAAGCTCGTCCCTTGATCGAGCGGTTAGAACAGTGGGAACCTCCTCCAGACAATTTGAATCCTCCAGCATCTTCATCGAACTAATTCTTTATCCTGACCGGCGAAGATTTTTTTGGCCGGGTCCCCGCCCTGATAGATGGAGATCATCTCTGCTCAGCGAAGGATCATCCTGTAACTTCTGGTACGCAATAGCCCTGGAGCAAAAAAATATGAAACTGCGAAACGTGAGCCTCGTGATACTTAATGGGGGGTAAAAACAACCACCTGGAGAACAGGCGAACAACTCAAAAGGCAATGACCCTGTGAGATCTTGGTTGCGTAAACCTGTGTACGGACTTCCTGCACGTCATGAGTTGACCATTTTCACCTGTTTGGGCGTGGCCTGAGAAGAGCCAAAGGCACCCAGACTCCGGAATTTAGCCTCTCGCTGTTTTCGGAGTGCGTCGGGCGACATTTTCTGTAATTGCAAGAAATGAGTGTCGAGCGCCTCGGAGACCCGGTCGGCCATGAGTTTCGCATCGCGATGGGCTCCTCCCATGGGTTCAGGTATCACCTCTTCGATGATATTGAGTTTGCGTAACTCCGGTCCCGTCATTCGTAGGGCCGTTGCGGCCTCGGCGGATTTTGAGGCGTCTCCCCATAAAATGGCGGCGCAGCCTTCCGGGGAAATTACCGAATAAATGGCATGTTCCAGCATCAGAACCCGATCTGCCAACCCTAAGGCCAACGCGCCACCACTGCCGCCTTCTCCGGTGACCACGGCAAGAATCGGCACTTGCAATCGGGACATTTCCAGTAAATTTCTGGCAATGGCCTCAGCCTGGCCGCGTTGCTCCGCATCGACGCCGGGGTAGGCTCCTGGAGTATCGATAAAGGTGATGATTGGTCGGTTAAAGCGTTCCGCTAATTTCATGAGACGCAACGCTTTTCGATAGCCTTCAGGTTTGGCCATACCAAAATTCCGGCGCATGCGTTCTTTTAAGGTCTTTCCTTTTTCATGACCGATGGCCATGATGGAGCGGCCCTTCCATGTGGCAAACCCTCCAATAATCGCCCGGTCGTCGCCGAACAGGCGGTCACCATGGAGTTCCATAAACCCATTGGTCATGTGCTCCAGGTAATCAGAAATCGAAGGGCGCTGTGGGTGTCTGGCGATTTGGCTACGTTGCCATGGGGAAAGATTGGCATAGATCTCACGTTCAAGGTTTGCCAGTTGTTCGGTGGATTTGACGATGGCATCCTGAACCGAGACCTTTTTGGATTTTGATTTCACTAACTTGGCGATGCGTTCTTCAAGTTCCTTCAGGGGTTTTTCAAAGTCCAGGTATTCACGCACGGACAAGCTCCTTGGTAGAGGGAAATTATTGGAAAGTGACCGTGGATGTGCCGAGGAGATGTTCCACTTCTTCTAAAAACTCCGGTGACGGAGAAATGCCGATATCCGATAATCCTGACAAGTTGGCGGTCAGATTAGGGTGCAAGTGAAACGCCAACGAAATAGGGGTCGGACCGCGATGCCGTTCGAATATATCTTTTAAGTCTAGCAGATTGTGGGGGGAAACGTCCTGTTCGTGGACCTGAAGCGTCACATGCTTCACTGTTTCATTTTCTAATTGTGAGAGCGATTCAACTTTGGTGGCTTTGATACGGGCGCCATTATCCATCAGGTCCACGGTTCCCGTAATCCGGACCACCGAATCCGGCCCCAGTAATTCTTCGTGTTGCTTAAAGGTCTCGGGGAAAATAATCGCTTCAACGGTTCCGTGCAAGTCTTCCAATTGGGCGTATGCCATCCTGTGGCCTTTTTTGGTCGTCGTGATTTTGAGATTGGAAATGACTCCGCAGATTTTGACCTCTCGTCCGTCGCCGACCTCGCGAATGGTCTGGGTGGAGCAGGTAGAAAAATGAGTGATCCCAACGCTGTGGCGGTTGAGAGGATGCGCGGTGATGTAAAAGCCGGTCAGCTCCCGTTCATATTTCAGTAAGTCATTCTGCGACCACTCGGGAATCTGTGGAATGACGAAACCAAAACCTTCCTGCTTGGGAGCTGCCGGCTCCGGGGCCAGTGTTTCAAACAGACTGGTTTGCCCTTCCCGTTTGTTGCGTTGGACCGTCGAAGCATGGTCCAAGGCTTCATCCAGGACCTTAAACATACTGGCGCGTGTGAGACCCATGGAATCAAAGGCTCCGACCTTGATAAGCCCTTCCAGCACCCGTTTGTTGACCTTCTGTGAATCAATGCGGCAGCAAAAATCAATAAAGGAGGAAAACGGGCCTTCCCTGTCTCGTGATTCTAAAATCACGTCCACCGCGTTTCCGCCGACGTTCTTGATCGCCACTAACCCGAACCGGATACCCTCAGGTACAACACTGAAGTTTTTTAAGCTTTGGTTCGCATCGGGTGGCAGAATGTGGACCCCCAATTCACGGCATTCCGTAAAATAGCCAACCATCTTGTCGGTATTTCCCATTTCAGATGTCAGTAGGGCGGCCATAAATTCAGTGGGGAAATGAGCTTTCAGGTAAGCCGTTTGGTATGTCACGACCGCATAGGCAGCAGAGTGAGACTTGTTAAATCCGTAGCCTGCGAAAAAGGCCATTTGGTCAAATAATTTTTCGGAGAGTTTTTCCGAAATGCCCTTTCCCTTGGCACCAGAGACAAACAATGCCTTTTGTTTGGCCATTTCCTCATGTTTTTTCTTGCCCATCGCACGACGGAGTAAGTCGGCTTGCCCCAATGAAAATCCTGCCAACTGGTTGGCGACGGCCATGACCTGTTCCTGGTAGACAATCACTCCATAGGTTTCTTTAAGAATGGGTTCCAATTGCGGAGGGTCATAGACAATTTGGGAGGGGTCGCGTTTTCGCTTAATGAAATCGTCTACCATGCCGCTTTCTAAGGGGCCGGGACGATACAGCGCGAGGATGGCAATTAAATCTTCAAACGTTTCCGGTTTGATTTTAACCAACAGGTTTCGCATGCCGGAACTTTCCAGTTGGAAAATTCCTGAAGTTTTTCCAGAGCTGAGCAGCTCAAATGTCTGCAGATCATTCAAGGGTAGATTGTTGATGTCCAATGGCGGCTCATCAGGGCGTTGAGCATTGACCATCCGGACTGCGTCATGAATCATCGTCAGGGTTTTGAGCCCCAGAAAATCGAATTTTACCAATCCGACTTTTTCCAGATCGGTCATCGTGAATTGGGTCACGATTTCGTCGTTACTGGTTTTGTAGAGGGGGACATGATCCATGAGGGGTTTTTGCGAAATGACCACGCCCGCCGCATGAGTCGAGGCATGTCGCGCCAAGCCTTCCAAGGCCATGGCCGTGTCCATGAGTTCCTTCATTTTGGCATCTTGATCGACCAGTTCCTGCAGGCGTGGTTCCTGTTTCAGGGCATCCTGGAGGGTGATGTTGAGTTGGGTGGGAACCAACTTTGCGACCCGGTCCACTTCGGCATAGGGGAAGTCCATCACTCTCCCCACATCCCGGATGGCTGCTTTGGCACCTAGTGTGCCAAAGGTAATGATCTGGCATACATGCGCCTCTCCGTACTTTTCAATGACATAGTTGATCACTTCCCCGCGGCGATCCATGCAAAAGTCCATGTCGATATCCGGCATGGTGACACGTTCGGGGTTGAGGAAGCGTTCAAAGAGCAGATTGTAGGAGAGGGGATCGAGGTCCGTAATTCGAAGGGCATACGCCACAAGGCTTCCGGCGGCCGATCCTCGTCCGGGGCCGACCGGAATGTTGCGGGATCTGGCGAAATTGATGATATCCCACACAACCAAAAAATATCCGGCATACCCCATGGCGTTCAGCACAGCGAGTTCGGTGTGGAGGCGCTGTTGGTACGCCTCGGATGGAATGCCCGTTGGGCGTTCTCGTAAACGGGTTCGAAGGCCTTCTTCCACAAGGTGCTGAAGATAGGAGTTATGAGTCTGGCCTTCGGGAACGTGATAATCCGGCAGATAGGATGTTCCGAACTCCAATTGAAGATCGCACTGTTCGGCCACCTGGGTGGTATTCAAAACCGCCCGGTTAAATTCCGCAAATTCCGTAATCATTTCTTCGGTGGATTTCACATATAACTGATCGGTATCAAACTTCATCCGGTTGGGATCTTTGAGTGTTTTTCCCGTTTGAAGGCACAACATGATTTCATGCGGACGCGCATCCCGTTTATTGAGATAATGGCAATCATTGGTGCCTACCAGCGGAATGCCAAGCTTTTCATGAATCTCCAGTAACCCCCGATTTGCAATACGTTGATGGTCCAAGCCGTTGGCCTGGACTTCCAGGTAATAGCGGTCCTTTCCAAAGATTGACCGGTACTCATCTGCCACCCGGAGAGCCCCGGCCATATCCTGTTGGTTAATGAGCTGTGGCACCTCTCCGCTCAAACAACCTGATAGGGCAATGAGACCTTCCTGATGTTCCTGTAATAATTCCTTGTCCATGCGAGGCTTGTAATAAAAGCCCTCAAGGTAGGCCTTGCTCGAGAGTTTAATGAGGTTGTGATAGCCGACTTGATTTGTGGCAAGAAGAATCAGATGAAAATATTCGTTATGCGCAAGGTGTCCTGCCCGCTGCGTGCGGTGGCCCGGAGCCATATAGGCTTCACACCCGATAATCGGCTTGACATCATGAGCTTTGGCTTTTTGATAAAAATCAATGGCGCCAAAGAGATTGCCATGGTCAGTCATGGCGACGGCGGGCATACCGAAATTCTTCACCTGTTGGAACAGGGGTGTGAGTTGGTTGGCCCCGTCGAGGAGGCTATACTGGGTGTGAAGATGAAGATGAACGAATTGTGCTGGCACTCATATGGTCCTTCAGGAAAAATTCTAATGAGCACCTCGAGTGAAGTCAAATGAAATTACGATACGAAAAACCACGCGGCGTCCGGTTTCTGAATTTTTCAAAAATTGCAGGAATACATTGAAGGAATCATCAGGAGAAATGAAAAAAAGTAATCCAGAAAAAATGGGCACAAGTATGTGGATAAATCGTGAGGATCCGGGCGAAAGCCAAGGGAGAGAATGCGTTCAGCAGATTGCTTATTTGGTGGGCATAGTAGTGAACGATGCAACTCCTACCATGGGTTGGGTCACAAATACGCGCAGAAAAAATCCTGAGATCGGAAATAAAATTTTCTCCCTATATCATTCGCGGGCCCTGGTCGCGCTTCCATATCAATCATGCCCGCGTTGGTTGTGGAAAAATTGTGATGAGAACGCACACGTTGAATAAATCTTGAACATCAATTGACAAAGGATCCAAAGCATTTGTTACAGAGGTAAAAGGAGGGAGGGGACATGATTCTGACAACGACGCCCAATGTTGAAGGTCATCAGATTAAAGAGTATTTAGGTGTGGTGGCAGGCGAAGCAATTTTGGGCACGAATTTTTTTAGGGACTTTTTTGCCAATATCCGTGATATTGTGGGCGGCCGGTCAGGGGCCTACGAAAAGGAATTGCGACGCGCGCGTGAAATCGCCTTTCAGGAAATTCAGGAAGAAGCCCTAAGGGTGGGAGCGAATGCCATTGTTGGAATTGATTTGGATTACGAAGTCATGGGAGAAACCGGGAGCATGCTCATGGTGAGTGTCAGCGGAACTGCCGTGAGGGTGGAATAAATGCCGGGAACCGGAAGAGGAACTTCATATTCTCCATGGAAGGAAATAATTGAACTTGAAAATGTAGATCAACGAAGTTGAGAAAAGAATTCAATATTAATTAATTTTCCCTAAATAAAAACATTGACCACCCCGAAGCTCGACCGATAAAATGATTAAATTAAACGAAGCAGAACACGCAATATCTCACGTCTGAGACAATTTTCAAAAAAGGAGGATTTTCATGAAGGCAAAAAAAGGTGTGATCGATTTTCTCAATAAAATTCTGACCAATGAACTGACTGCGATTAATCAATATTTTCTGCATGGGGAAATGTGCGGCAATTGGGGTTATGAACAATTGCATAATGAAATTCGGAAACATTCGATTGATGAAATGAAGCATGCGGAAGAACTGATCGAGCATATTCTCTACTTGGAAGGTGTTCCCAATCTGCAGCGATTGGGGACGCTTAAAATTGGAGAAACGGTTCCTGAGCAATTTAAATCAGATTTGGCTCTTGAACACGAAGCGGTGTCCCTCCTCACTGAGGCTATTGCCCATTGTGCCACTGTGGGAGATTTCACCACTCGCGCAAAGTTGGAAAGTATTATTAAAAGCGAAGAAGATCATATTGATTGGATCGAAACGCAAATGGAAACCATCAAGCAGGTGGGGGTAGAAAATTATCTTGCCCAACACATGCATGAAAAATAGGCGCTTCTATTTCTGAAACACAATGGGGCTTTCCGGGATTCCCGATGGCAATCCTGGAAAGCCCTGTTTCATGAAATGGAGGAAAAATAGGTTTATCGTAGAACCGTTTGCAGAAAAGGCTCTTGCATCTCTGGTAAATGCGATCATGGTTCTGGCCGTTATGTCGGAAATAACCACGTCAGCCCACCCATGAACATCCGTGGAGTGCCCGGGACAAAGTGAATATCGGCAACACCTCCGGCGGGTTCTCCGGGAAGACGGGACTCATAATAAAACTGGGCCTGGCGCCAATCGGTATCGGTCAAATTACGGATGCTAAAAAACGCCTCCAGGCGTCCGGTTGGTGGCGCAAGAGGGATTTTGTAGCGAAGCACCAGATCAAAAATCGTAAATGGTTCCAGTTTCACGCTATTATCTTCCGTGCCGGCACGGCTTCCCACGGTCAACATTTGCAACATTCCCGACAGTCCAAGCGGGAAGTGGGCTGTGACTGATGAAAACGCGGTGAACTGTGGCGCCAAGGGGACGGAGTCCCCCGTTTTTCGGAACTCGGCATGGGTATACGTGATATCTCCTCGAATGGTGAGCCAATCCATCGGGGTGATGCGAGAACTGAATTCCGTTCCCAGGCGACGCGTCTTTCCTCGCGGCTCCGTTGTCCCGTCATCCCCCACGAATACCAATTCAGATCCCAGATCCAACAGCCAGAATGTGGCGAGAAATTCGGACCAGTTCCACGGTCGGCTCCTGATACCGACTTCATAACCAATAGCTCGGGTCAAGCTGTTAGTCGACGGATTTTCCACCGCATCCCGCGCATCATTGCTGTGAAAACCGGTTCCAACATTCAAGTAAAATTCCGTCCGGTACCAGGGACCCAAGACGAGATTGGCTTTCCCGCTGGCGATGGCATTCGAGGCTGTCCCGTTTGGTCGTTCCGAGCAGTCTGCCCCGCAACGATCTTTCACGTTATAGGTGAAGACGTCAACCCGGCCGCCTCCCACAAATCGCATCCAGGGAAGGAATTGAAGGTCCAATTTCAGATAGGGAGAATAGGAAGCTTCGAAAATGTCCGATTCCTGTGTGATGGCCAGGGATGAGCGTTTCTGTTGCGTGCCCAAACGCACTTGGATTTGATCAAAGCGTGTCTGAAGTCCGGCCGTCATGGTGCCCTCATAATTGAGCAGGCGAAAAATCTGGCGATAACCGACATCGCTTCCAGTCAACCAACGCCGGTCGGTTTGTTCAATGCCGTCACCATTGTCCGAATCGTTGAGGTAAAACGTAAAGTTTGTGAATAGAGACAGATAATAATATTGAGCCCACAAGTTGGCGAATGCAGTGCCGCCCCCTGGAAAATCATAATGATAATCCAATCGACCTGTGCTCCGAAGAGATTTGCCGCCCTCTGAGGGATCAAGGGAGCCGAAGCGATCTAACGATCCATCCTCTACCGCACGAAAAGGAATCTGCCCTGATCCGTTCCATCGTCCATAATATTGGGAAAGCGTCACACTGAGTCGGGAGGTCGCGGAGGGATCAAACGTCAGTTTCGCCAGTCCATTGTATCGGGTATTGCGATTGACAAAATCATAAGGGCCGTCGGTGTAATAAAATTCTCCGGCGAAAAGAGTCCGAAATCTATCGTGAGTGGGAGAGGTCATGAACAGATATCGTTGAGTATTGAAACTTCCTCCGCCCGCCTGAAGAACGGTATCCGGTACCGACTCACGGGTGACATAATTGGCGGCGCCGGCCGTGGCAAAGTCCCCATACTCCACATGATAGGGTCCTTTTTTGACCGTAATTTCTTCAATAGTTTCAGGGATGATAAAATTGATGTCTCCGTATCCCTGTCCATGCGCATGGCTGCGCATATTGATCGGCATGCCATCCACATGAAGGGCCAGGTCTGTGCCATGATCGGCGTCAAAGCCGCGCAGAAGAAACTGATCTGCCTTCCCGGCACCGCCTGAATGTTCCAGGGTAATAAGGCCGGGAGCCAACCGTAATAAATCCGCAGGCCGCCCTTGCGGTTGAAGCAGGATATCCTCATTGAGAATGATTCGATTCGAAGATGCCGCAATAGGGCGCTCTCCAACGACTTGCACCTCTTCTAAAACCGTGACTTCCTCATGGTCATGTCCTGATGCCAGACCGGCCCACAAGAGGAAGAGAACACCGGCCGGGAAACATACCGCCAGCGTGTGAAGGAGTCGCATACCCATGGAATTGGTAAAGGAAAAGCGAGTGTGGGAACGAGTGGTATATCCAGCAGTAACACGAAAAATAAATTAGTGACACGACTTGTAGCAAGGTCCGGTGATATTGTCAATTCATAATCGTGCGGGAAGACGATGAAGAGAGAGGAGGCATGGGAAGGAAAGGAGGCCATGAGGTGTGGCCGAAATGTCTTGAGAGGAGAAATGTGCGCTATTTCACGGCTTTTCCCGTGGTCGTCATCGTGAGTTGTCCATGCTTGACCCCTTTGGTTTTAATCAGCAGATTGGCTAAATCAACGAGGGCTGAACTTCGCCCTCTGACCACAATGACTTCCAGGCAATGGTCGTGATCCAAATGCACATGCAGATTCGAGATGATTTGCTTCCCGTATTCGTGCTGATGGTGAGTTAATTGTTGCAGCACATCTGATTGATGATGGTCATACACAAGAGTAATGGTGCCGACCGTCTCTTTATTTCCGCCCCATTCTTCCCCGACAAGCTGATTGCGGATGAGGTCTCGAATCGCCTCAGAGCGATTCTGGTATCCTTTCCGGTTGATGTGTTGATCAAAAGCGGCAAGGAGTGTTTCTTCAAGAGAAACCCCAAAGCGGACCAATTGACTCATTGTCATATTCCTTCCAGGTTGGTTTTGGCTGTCTCCTATCCTATGGTCTATTCTGAAAAAAAACAATTGATGAATTATACGGGAAGACCGGTCCGAACAGGAGGCGACCGATCGGCCTAAAGCCGATGAGGGTGTAAAGTCGCGTTAATGAAGGCGAGGTGCGTGAAGGATCGGGAAAAAGCCTCATGAATGCCAGAGTGAGGATCCGGAGGAAAATGCCATCACGATTCCAAGTACGGTGGCCATTACCCCCACACAGGCCTGAAGCCCGTTATGGAGCCATGTCAGGGATCGGGCCGAGTACCAAAAGGGAATCGCCATGATCACGGACAGAAGGCCCATGCCGAGTATCGATCCTAACCCGAAAAGGAGGATATACATAATGGCCTGGCTCATGGATAGTGTGGCGTTCAAAGTTAAGAGGATCAGTGCGGCTGATCCGGCCATCCCGTGCATCAAGCCGATCAGCAACGCACGATAAGGAAAACCATGAGCATGATCATGGGACGTATTGTCAGGGTGTGTGGGTTCGGTATGCCCATGCGCATGAAAGTGGGGAGGGCGATCCGGATGTTGATGAACATGAAAATGAATCCGGTTTTTTTGTAATCGTCGGAACACGTCGAGCCCCAGGCCTATCAACATCACGCCCACCATGAGTTCCAACCCTGCAGCGAATCGTTCGGGAATGATAGTGCCCAACATCAAAACCAGTGAACTGAAGATCAACAACGTCAGTGTATGCCCCAAACCCCAGACCATCCCCTGCTTGACGGTTTGCGCGATTGATCCACTTCGGGTAGCTAAAGAAGCGACGGCTGCGGCATGGTCGGCCTCACAGGCATGACGCATACCCATTAAAAATCCTAATCCGAGAATACTGAGCATTAAAATCCTTTGCGATCCGGGCAAGACGGTTGGTGTTGGTGAATCCATGGGCGCCGGCCTG contains these protein-coding regions:
- a CDS encoding heavy metal-binding domain-containing protein, with amino-acid sequence MILTTTPNVEGHQIKEYLGVVAGEAILGTNFFRDFFANIRDIVGGRSGAYEKELRRAREIAFQEIQEEALRVGANAIVGIDLDYEVMGETGSMLMVSVSGTAVRVE
- a CDS encoding DNA polymerase III subunit alpha, with product MPAQFVHLHLHTQYSLLDGANQLTPLFQQVKNFGMPAVAMTDHGNLFGAIDFYQKAKAHDVKPIIGCEAYMAPGHRTQRAGHLAHNEYFHLILLATNQVGYHNLIKLSSKAYLEGFYYKPRMDKELLQEHQEGLIALSGCLSGEVPQLINQQDMAGALRVADEYRSIFGKDRYYLEVQANGLDHQRIANRGLLEIHEKLGIPLVGTNDCHYLNKRDARPHEIMLCLQTGKTLKDPNRMKFDTDQLYVKSTEEMITEFAEFNRAVLNTTQVAEQCDLQLEFGTSYLPDYHVPEGQTHNSYLQHLVEEGLRTRLRERPTGIPSEAYQQRLHTELAVLNAMGYAGYFLVVWDIINFARSRNIPVGPGRGSAAGSLVAYALRITDLDPLSYNLLFERFLNPERVTMPDIDMDFCMDRRGEVINYVIEKYGEAHVCQIITFGTLGAKAAIRDVGRVMDFPYAEVDRVAKLVPTQLNITLQDALKQEPRLQELVDQDAKMKELMDTAMALEGLARHASTHAAGVVISQKPLMDHVPLYKTSNDEIVTQFTMTDLEKVGLVKFDFLGLKTLTMIHDAVRMVNAQRPDEPPLDINNLPLNDLQTFELLSSGKTSGIFQLESSGMRNLLVKIKPETFEDLIAILALYRPGPLESGMVDDFIKRKRDPSQIVYDPPQLEPILKETYGVIVYQEQVMAVANQLAGFSLGQADLLRRAMGKKKHEEMAKQKALFVSGAKGKGISEKLSEKLFDQMAFFAGYGFNKSHSAAYAVVTYQTAYLKAHFPTEFMAALLTSEMGNTDKMVGYFTECRELGVHILPPDANQSLKNFSVVPEGIRFGLVAIKNVGGNAVDVILESRDREGPFSSFIDFCCRIDSQKVNKRVLEGLIKVGAFDSMGLTRASMFKVLDEALDHASTVQRNKREGQTSLFETLAPEPAAPKQEGFGFVIPQIPEWSQNDLLKYERELTGFYITAHPLNRHSVGITHFSTCSTQTIREVGDGREVKICGVISNLKITTTKKGHRMAYAQLEDLHGTVEAIIFPETFKQHEELLGPDSVVRITGTVDLMDNGARIKATKVESLSQLENETVKHVTLQVHEQDVSPHNLLDLKDIFERHRGPTPISLAFHLHPNLTANLSGLSDIGISPSPEFLEEVEHLLGTSTVTFQ
- the sthA gene encoding Si-specific NAD(P)(+) transhydrogenase, whose product is MSSRITTPSAFQYDLICIGSGPAGQRAAIQAAKVGKRVAVIEKKRAVGGSCLETGTIPSKTFREAVLSFTGPHQHWGRLSDTAKIRPTAEQLITRVAEVIRIEGEVINDQLRRNDVEFLQGEASFVDPHTLLIHTDQHSQTLSSAHILIAVGTIPTPPPNIAIDGQYILDSDNIIQLEQLPRTMTVVGAGIIGIEYASMLGALGVEVTLVDTRIRPLEFLDGEIVDELIYQMRNHQVTFRLGETVEKLEIASTPSPKVVIHLASGKRLVSGLVLYSVGRTGATSTLQLEKAGLTVDARGRLQVDSQYRTAVPHILAAGDVIGFPSLAATSSEQGRLAACYAFDMEATPMTSQFPVGIYAIPEISMVGATEEQLTLEKVPYEVGVARYREIARGTIMGDPNGMLKLLFHRIDHRLLGVHVIGTGATELIHIGQAILHTERGLEYFLTTVFNYPTLAECYKVAALDAYNKLCEF
- a CDS encoding metallophosphoesterase, encoding MPQHHDQEAFAKLVERIGSAHAGQRMEMQAHYSALLLKGYHLHIHMEEFPAIAWLIKTLLKSTGLWPLAVKNTSQYRIVEHTVPIPHLPESFDGFRILHLSDLHIEGMIDKGQALQTALSTLQYDLCVMTGDFRFLTYGHYDKTLTLMESLVSTIQAPYGVTGILGNHDWLEMVPGLERCGIRMLLNEAQALEKGSDAIWLLGLDDVHYYETGDLEKAIRLAPTDAVRILLVHSPEIIPEASTAGMDLYLCGHSHGGQICLPGSQPIITHCRCPRAYKAGPWQYQSMRGYTSRGVGTSLFPIRLFCFPEIIIHTLTRAPTP
- the bfr gene encoding bacterioferritin; its protein translation is MKAKKGVIDFLNKILTNELTAINQYFLHGEMCGNWGYEQLHNEIRKHSIDEMKHAEELIEHILYLEGVPNLQRLGTLKIGETVPEQFKSDLALEHEAVSLLTEAIAHCATVGDFTTRAKLESIIKSEEDHIDWIETQMETIKQVGVENYLAQHMHEK
- a CDS encoding acetyl-CoA carboxylase carboxyltransferase subunit alpha, encoding MSVREYLDFEKPLKELEERIAKLVKSKSKKVSVQDAIVKSTEQLANLEREIYANLSPWQRSQIARHPQRPSISDYLEHMTNGFMELHGDRLFGDDRAIIGGFATWKGRSIMAIGHEKGKTLKERMRRNFGMAKPEGYRKALRLMKLAERFNRPIITFIDTPGAYPGVDAEQRGQAEAIARNLLEMSRLQVPILAVVTGEGGSGGALALGLADRVLMLEHAIYSVISPEGCAAILWGDASKSAEAATALRMTGPELRKLNIIEEVIPEPMGGAHRDAKLMADRVSEALDTHFLQLQKMSPDALRKQREAKFRSLGAFGSSQATPKQVKMVNS